The following proteins are encoded in a genomic region of Gimesia algae:
- a CDS encoding DinB family protein, protein MTTELKIDPLEARDPEIGRWLWALAEVRQRTLRLVQDCDLRLLDWRGPDGKENSIGSILYHIAIVEMSWLYFDLQQQEFPPSVNELLPIPMADADDKVSQVTDVPLAEHINRLHATREIAFSIFQKMDLAEWRRLRPPVNDQPYETTPEWAVFHLIEHEAGHAFQISSLTARWNRLEK, encoded by the coding sequence ATGACTACGGAATTAAAAATCGATCCCCTGGAAGCCCGGGACCCTGAAATCGGTCGCTGGCTCTGGGCACTCGCCGAGGTCCGTCAGCGTACACTCCGGCTGGTCCAGGACTGTGATCTGCGGCTGCTGGACTGGCGCGGTCCGGATGGCAAAGAGAATTCCATCGGCTCAATACTCTACCATATCGCTATCGTCGAAATGTCATGGCTCTATTTCGATCTGCAGCAGCAGGAGTTTCCCCCTTCAGTTAATGAATTGCTTCCCATTCCCATGGCGGACGCTGATGACAAAGTCAGTCAGGTGACCGATGTGCCTCTGGCAGAACATATCAATCGGCTCCATGCGACCCGTGAAATCGCGTTCTCAATCTTCCAGAAAATGGATCTTGCAGAATGGCGGCGCCTCAGGCCTCCGGTGAATGATCAGCCTTACGAAACGACACCCGAATGGGCGGTCTTCCATCTCATCGAACACGAGGCAGGGCACGCGTTTCAAATTTCCTCCCTCACGGCGCGCTGGAATCGTTTAGAGAAATGA